Part of the Vitis vinifera cultivar Pinot Noir 40024 chromosome 13, ASM3070453v1 genome is shown below.
TATAGTTCCATACTTCTTGAATTATTATCATATGcactgaaaattgaaaaaaaaatccctaattttcaaaaaatacataatgaTGCCAAACAACCATCAAATGAAAAAGGTTCTGTTTACATGCTTCTATATTTCTAACATGCATCCCCATCCCTTACATGTTCTTATCGTATATTCTCCAAATTACTTCAATAATTCAGGGATACTTAAGTTATCACTATAAATCAGAATAAATCTCTATGCATGTATTTACTCATGCAAACTCTCAAACTACATCAATTTCCATTCTCCTAAGTCCTAATATCccgtttggtttccaagaaaataaaggaaagaaaaggagaagaaaagttCGAATCTTTGATATTTTGTGAATTAGAAAACGAAAAAGGAAAAGGTAAAAATCTTGAAGCCTGACCAAACTGAACCAGGCTCAGTTCAACTAAAGCAAGATTCAAACAACTCCATCCCTCTTTATTTTCCCAtgttttctcggcaaccaaacagagagcAAAGTCAAAGAGAACTTAAATTCCCCAAGGACCCATCACCAAGACGGCTAGTTCCACAAAAACCCTAACAACTTCCAAAGAAATTCCCGAAGAACCCATCACAAAAACACCCAGTTCCAAAAAAAAGCCtgaaaaattccaaacaaattccTCTACAAATggcaagaggaaaaaaaaaaggaaaaatggagaaGACTCACTGTGGGATGAGAGCAGAGGAATAAACCCTAAAAGGTAggagtttggaaggaaatcatGGCCGTTGGTGGCAATCCATGGTGTCTCTGCAACCTCAGGAGATACAGTGGTTGAAATCAGAGAGGAGAaccaataaataaacaaataaataaaaagactataaaattaaataataagaagaaaaaaaatatatatttatttatagtttaaagCAAATGTTGCTTTCTGTCTCTgttaaggagaaaaaaatgttGATTGAAGTGTGGTAAAATGACAAAATTGACCTCGGATTTTGCCAAAAATAaccataccatttttttttgcatgaattttcaaaattgaggataaaaataatttaaattttatttaaaaaattatatttttgattTCCAAgcatgagaaaagaaaaaaattaagaaaataattttctttgtatttggtttgccatgaaaaaatgaaaaaaaatatatattagctAAACATTTTATGcatctttaattatttaatatttataaaaaataaaaattaagtaaaataaatttaaataaacaaataaaattaatgtatcaactttaaaaaaaaatttccttttaactttttttcttcttgcttcTATTTTGcttcattgttttttctttctcaaagtAAAAAAGACAAAGAAGAATGAGAtagaagaaaaatcatttttttcatatttagtttaatacgaaaagtaaataaaaaatgtaattaaaaatttttcattatctaataatttaatctagataaaataaataaatttaaaaatatatataaaaataatttattaaatttaattatatatatatatatatatatatatatatatatatatattgttttttattaaaattaaattgaattgaattatgGTTTTGGCATTATTAGATTCTTAAAACTTCACATTTTCCTGTTTTCagatttttttgttattgtcAATGTTTATCCTTTTTTGATTCGAGAAATCATTTggggattttattttattgttgtttttcttttcctttattttattatgtcaTCCGTTACATTCTTCAATGACGATTTTAtctatttgaattatttgaaatattattaaagttCAAGGGCAATATGGACATTATGGAATCCCAACAACTAACCAGGGGAAATATGGGGCTAACTTGACCAAAGGTTGGTTAAGCTTTTTGAAAGGTAGAAGTTGCCACGACTGACATTTCTTTCCACACACCACGTGTCAACATCAAAATGAGCAGCCTGGGCCCACCTTCAACGCGAGCCACGTGGCCTTCTCGTCTTCTCTCGCCAAACCCTCGAGACTATAGACTGCAAAATTAGCTAaacaaaacgacgccgtttcatTGTGGAATTTTGGataaaattgattgcaagtCGATCCTCGATCCTTTCGTAATCCTACAAATTCCCActtgtaggaaaaaaaattaaaatagaggattaaataattatttaaaatttataaaatataaattatatcttaaaataaattattaaaattaaatacatcTTAAAACcataaagaattaaataattatcttaaaatatgtttgacaatgatttaaaaaagtatttctaacttttttattacttaaaaaataaaaaatttcaaactgtAAAGCGCATTCTTGGGCAACAAAGCTTTTCAAAACTAATCCGGGATAATGATTTGAAGGAAACGTTTTTAACCTAAAAGAACGTCTTTAAaaaagtgtttgataaattttaaaaaacactttcaaatattttaaaaatcatttataatgttgaaaaatcaatgattttagaaattgtttttagactttctaatacttgaaaaataaaaaattttaaatattaaaaaaggtaaaaaatattttctagaattaGTACCAAAGGTTGGTAAACACtttcactaaaaacactttatgtAGAAACATTGTCAATAGCATATTTGCTatcaaaatttgaaaccaaaaggtgaaaacactttgcaaatatgattttcattggtaaacactttcactaaaaacactttatgtAGAAACATTGTCAATAGCATATTTGCTatcaaaatttgaaaccaaaaggtgaaaacactttgcaaatatgattttcaaaatttaaacaaGTTACAACTGTATCATACGGGTCGaattacattatttttcctttcacatTATCAAAATGTGAGCATGCAAGACATATATAACAGTAGTAGGAATTCTTTGAGCAGCCCTAGACAAGATGTATAATGCAAAATCTATTCAAGGAATCTGCAGATTACATGGATGACTGTTGTTGTAGATGGCTATAAAAGCCTTAGCCCATGAAACATTACTTCAGCCGTTCAATTCACCATTGTTGTCAAAAACAGAGTTGGTACCCTAGGGATATAGAAGCAGTGATTCAGCTCAAATTTATGGAAACATTCCCTCAAGGAACTCATCAAAAGTTTCGTCATCTTCAGTCTTATGATCGCGAGCTGAGGTTGAAGCCTTCTTTCCTGCAAAGAACCCGGAAACACAGCCATAAGCCCAGATTGAACTTCACTGAAATGCTGATGAGCAGAACAGGGGAAGCCTGAAGGGAAGATTGTTTAGGTCATAATGGTCCAAAGCAAAGCTAAGGCATGCTTTCATAGATTTCTGCTCCGTTGAAAACTTAGGGTTTGTGGAACATCTAATATCATGATGCACGGTTGCCTCATGACCATCTTATaacttttacattttatttaatatgtagGGTCaaatcttaaaagaaaatggataGTTCAACATAACAGTGGGCCATCATGCAAATGAATATTAAGTCTCAAATAATAAACAATGAAGAAGAGATTAGATTACTGGTAGCACTGaccttttctcctctctctGCTCTGCTTATGCTCATTTTCTGTATCATCATCACTACTTACTCTTTCCCTGAAAGAAGACAGTATGTCAGCTTCTAGATAGCAGAAATACTGGCTATTTACTTGTATATCAGTATAAATTAGTTTCTAAAGTAGAATGAACTTTTGACTCCACTTGGCACCTTTTTCTTTTGtgctcttctttctctctttttgctGACTGCTCCTTCTCTTTTCGTTTTTTGTAATTAAGTTTTTCTGCACATCTATTTGAACAGTTAAAAAAGATGTGCAGTCAGAGTATGTCAAAGATAGGAGATCAAAATAATTGCACTAGAACAAGGGGAACAATGTCGTTATAGAAGAAGATCTGGGCAAACCAAGAGACATATAGAGCCATAGAGCCATAATAACTAAATTCcctaatgaaaatttaaaaaagaaaactgatGATTAAAGTTTAGGTTTGGCctcaaggaaataaaataaactccTAATAATGCAACTCGGGTTCCTGATGAAACCAGGTGAGTAGCGTCTTCGAATGCCATCAATCATATGTCCTTGAATCATAATAGGACAGAAATCCTCGTCGCACTTCCCAATGTCCCCAGTTCTTAGAACCACTAGGGGATGGGATAAAAACAGTTCATATTAGTTTAAGGATAGAAACAGATCAGATTTTCAGTATAGCTGTTCATTTTACTACATGGAAGTATGTTACTACCAAAAAGTATATAATACTCCTTTGATTTACTTCAGAAAGGATGAATTAGTCAGGGGGTGGGCACGACATGCATAACCAAAATTACTAACAACCATATTCCATGAAAATATTAATGCTGTTACTGGATGAATATCACGTGACAAGGAAtaatcaacaaaacaaaaatagctaGTAAATGCCACTCACCTCTCACAAGTTACTAATTTCACTAGGGCCTGTTTGTTTTCTCCAGcctcaaaataagaaaagttcacCTGCAATACAACAGCCAAGTTAGATGAAATGGAAAGCTTGTAtagaaaagtgaaaatttttgcAGGTAAAACTgtaataaatgataaattagtGCTACTTAAAATGATGTAAACTAAAATTTCTTACAGTTTTAGCACAAGCAGGATCGAGTTTTATTATATGCGGAAAAGATTTAAATATCGAGTCTTTTTCCATCAAGCTTTCCCAATAAAAGAATAAGCATTAGGACAGAATACTACGACTAGAATTACTAATAGATACAGTAAACTGCCAATTGTAACTTCATCTGGATTTGGGTTTGTTGCATGAAATTCAATTTCAACAGCAGATCTGTTGGGTAGCTAGGCCCTATTTGGAACCAAGTAAACTTTTCAAAACCATAACAGGAGGTCAAATTAGCATTCTCTAAGCAGGACAAGAGTATGAAATGCAATCAAAAGCAGAGGTTCTTGCCCTGGCTGAAGGCCTTAGAAAAGCAAGAGGTATGGGCAGGACTCGCATAATTTGACTGCTATTACTATAGGAGATAGGAGAGCTGTTTTTAATGAGGGAGATCATTacctcttttttcacaatagaggttgagttcaagtagATCTCACAGATGATCATTAGAGGCTGGCCACTTGGCCAGCAGAGGGGCTTCGTCTTCCCCTACAGTGGATCACTAACCTGTTTCATGTAGGGTGTAGGCTGGGGCTTATGCCTTGTGCATTGTATTCTTTCACTCTTTTTTGGTGTTGTTGGCAGTGGATACCTTGcccttattatttgatttttgctttcattgttCACAAAAGACCTTTTAAGTTATCTAGCTAATCAATTATATCGTGCATAAaagtaaaatcaattttgaaagaaaCTCAAATTCAGGATAGGTTTTAAAAGGTTTTCAAAGCCTAAAGTGACAAGCGATATAGAGCCATATATTACATTAAGTATTGTCACAAACTAGTCTGACAAAGGACAATTACATGAAGACATGAAGATAAGATGTCATGAACCAAAGAACAATTGTTCAAGTACCAACATTTACTCTAAAAAAGTAAACCCTAGTTTATTCTATagacagaaaaataaaaataaataaaagaagggATCATTATTACAAGCACTTACCTCATAGCTTGTTAGGCCATCTCTTTTATCGCAATGTTTGTTACCACATATGAACTGCCCTGACAAACAAGGTAAATTAACCAAGTAAGAGACATTGATTAACAGAAAGGAAAAGTATAAATACACTGCAAATTACCTCCaaagtcaattttttatttgaaagtcaTAAACATAAAAATCTTCTCCCTaaaaaatacacacacacatatatatatatatatattttactaaaaaattcgAAAAAACTCTCCCTAGCTTTTATTTCCATTGACAAATCTTAAAGACTTCACTTTGGCTCCAGCATCTGAGAGTTGAAAGCCAAAATGGCCTATTTGGCCAAACAAGCcgttttttcctttcaactacccacTTTGAACCCTATGCAACTTCGATGATTTCTAAAACAGTTGGTCCTTGCAATGgaatccatcttatcatctatgAAGTTCTTTACACTAGAAACGAAAATACAATGGAATAAATACAGTAAACACTAACTTGCAATAGTAAATATAGAAATTTCCAAAACCTTAGGGCCataacttatatttattttccaagaaTATCCTTGATGATTTCGTCCATCTAATGCTATACAACCAGATACAAATTCAGACTTTGTGGCACCTTTTAAAATCATAGGCTGATGTAAAATCCATGACATTActgaatgggaaaaaaattacaatataaatagtCAATGACATGGATAACATTACCTTTCCCAGATATGACTTCCTTCTCAGTCCTCCACCTCAGGCCAATCTATGAAGAAGAAACTTAAAATTCAGAGAAATTGTCTCCGAGTTAACTTAAAAAGTGACCATACTTTACatcaaatacaaataaatcaAGGATAAACAAGCAGATATATGGATAGTTTGAGCACCCAAAGGAAATCAAACAAGTACCATTTGTTTCAAATGGCTTTCTAAATGACTCCAATCAGTTTTCCTTAGTGGTTATGCGAAATAAGGTCACTTTAGGATTCCAATGCAGGAGATCACTTCTATTTTGTTTAGATGATCAGGGGATATTATATGACCAACTTTATATCAAAgtattaggaaataaataaataaatacatttcAATGAGACATCCAATAGAATGAAATCACTTCTATTTGTATGGTATTTTCATTGTACACAATTCAAAGATGTATAACATGAAACTACATtcaatttccttctttgatTTGTTTAGTTTGGCTTTATATGTATTCCCATAATGAAAAACACTAAACCtgataaattatgtttgacAAActgctaaaaaaaataatatatgtatatataaaacattttatgagCATGTCTAATGAACTACAATAGAAATAACTTTATATGAAATGCCCATGACTCCAGGTGGAGGAAACCCTCCAGTGCCAACCAAACCCACCAAACAACCACTGGGGCCCAACCccaatagaagagaaaaaagatgTCATAAATATAACTTTTCGTTGGAGAATAGGGCAGCAGCCAAAAAATAGCATTGGCAGCTGAGGATATGTGGTGTATTGATTATCTTATTTACATGGACAGGAGTTAGCTATATGCTTGAGGCAGATCATTTGATCAGTATGGGGAAATAATCCATAGAGGTGTTGCATGTGTAAGTTGAAGAATCATCTTTTACTCCaactttcatttttgttttgaccAACGTAGAACATTCTGTTGTCTTCATTGGATTTTCTTGGGCATTGTCAAGAAATACAGAAGAGCTTGTTAACGGTGGATGGATTAAGCTCAGGGGTAACAAGGCTTTGCCCTTTTTAGCATATGTGGAAAGAAAGAGACAGAAGGACCCTTAACAAGAAGTATTTTATAGCAAAACTCAGATTCTTCTTACAGATCTCTTCTTTGTGGAACTCTACCTCTAAGGACTTCCAAGGCCTCCTTTTTTTGGAGTTTCTGGACTACTGCAATTTAATTAGAGcattgaccttttttttttcaaataaattttatcctATAAGAGAAAAGCAAAACTAGCTAAACCTTTCAAATTAAAACCAAAACCTAAAAAGCTTTGCATTCATATATGCTAATATTAGCTCAAGCTATGCAATGAATGCCAATGGTACGGCATCATGAGACATCAACCATGACCAAGAGAACTCTAGAAGTCAACGgcgaaaagaaaatttgttagCTTTTGCAAGAAAGACCAGCAAAATCGAACTTGATCAAATCCAATAAGTAACAAAAGGCAAACCAAACCATATTATATCCTGAAATCATCTTTTATAGCCTCTCATGTAAGGGTGTTATAGTCACAAAATATCCTTATATGAGGATATTCCTCATCATGAGCCTGGGGCAGCAAAAGCAAATCCCTACAATTTCATATCCTGAATATCATCTCTTTCAGCCTCTCATGTATGGGTATTATAGACACAAGATACCATTACAAAAGAGGCTATTCCACACCACGAGCTTGGGGCAGAAAaagcaaaccaaacaaaagaatttcaGGAGTAACAGTTTAGGTCTATTACTAcactttttaaaacaaaatacagCAAAACAATACATCATTGTTAGGATAGTTATGATGAACCAATATATGACTACTATGGAATAGAATCAATACACATTAGGCaacttcacatttttttttacaatttgttAAGAAGTTGGGGAAAAGAGTATGAGAGAGGATGGAAAATCCTCTAAATTAACAACAAAACgaagagagaaggaaaactCCCAATTTTTATGCATATATAAACCATAAAGCAAGAGAGAGAGGGATCAATGTCATTTTTACTAAGGAGATTAAAGACAACTTTAGAGGAGCAAAGGAGCAATGAGTAATTAATCATTTACTGAAAATTGATAAGGCTATAAATCCATATAACATGAGTACCCTCATACCTTGCCACTCTTGTACTGAGACATGTCAGCTATGCAGTATCTTCAATAAGTTTAAGGTAATGGACAAGGAAGTACTGCTGACTTCCATCTATAACTCGATAGCAGCAAACTAATTAATCTTAAAAGCCACAAATAATTCAAAACATGCACCAAAACATTTAGATGCAAATTTATAACACAAATTGTAAGAAAATCCatatggaaaaaaatttggCCAGTGATGATCATGTATGATAGACAAAAGGAGAGTGAGAGCTTGTCTCCATTTGTTATGATACTTCAGCATCTGGCAAAGTTAGACCCAGAAATATCAAACAAGTAATCAAAGTGCATCACTAAATAACATATGAGGAATACTTAGTCTTACTATACAAGCATTGGTATGATGCATGGTATTGACTTGCATTGAGTTTTGCATCAAGATGGGAACAATGGTCTGATAGGAGGCAAATAAtgaaatgagagagaaaagatGCCTTTGTGTGGAGCTAGGCATGTGCATGACTTGGAAAGGGCACTTGTAATGAGAGAAATCAGGAAAGGGAAGAATGGCCCATTAGGACTTAGGAGGCACATTTAAAGCATGGAGTCAGCAAAGATGCCTTTGGGTAGAGCTAGGCATGTACAAGCTTGAATCAGGCACATGCTGATTGGCATCAAAGATGACCATGGCAGCCTTTAGTGCAGAAAGGAGGCACAAGTGCAACAGGGTACAGCTATGACTATGATCTCTAGGAGGCCCCAGATGGACTACTATTGGAAGTGTTTATAAGGCATAGAGCTGTCCCTTGGCATAGGAAATCGACAGGCCAATATCATGGAAAATCAAAGATAATTTCAATTCTCTGAACTACCAAGTCGAAATAAGCTAAACCAGAAAGGAGGAAAATTAACAACAGTTAAAGGCAACATTGTCAAAACTGGACCTGATAGGCAGCCTGTCAGGGTGGCCCAGTTGGTTAGGGTGAAAGCTAGGATGTGTGGTAAAGGCACACGGTCCCAGGTTCAAATCTTGTCACTGGTTAAATACACTGATTTACCCGGTGCTAGTTGTTCCGGGTGCGGTCAGAACCCTGAGGTTcgggtccccatggagagtcctaagggtcTAGCCATGAAAGGTTCCtcagttttcaaaaaaaaaaaaaaaaggatctaaCTGGCTGATCCAGTATGTCTCCAAGAAAAAATTAGTTAAAGAAGTGTTAGATATCAGTGCTATAATTAAGCACTGCTAAACTAAACAATTTAATACACCGACGTTTCAAAATACAAGATAATTTCAGTAATGAAGATAGCATTAATTTGCAAAGGATACTCTTTGAAAAGCTTGTCATGGTAACGCTTCACCAATCTTTGCTCCCATGATTGATCCATTTCATCTTCCTCAGAAAGGATGAACCTTACATAGTAACAAACAATTGAATAAAGTAACCACACAAAACATACAAATTAGAAAGACAGCTTCATAAAAACCATAATTTCtataagaacaaaaaatcaaaacatgttAAGAAATGAAGTAAGGATCAGACAGAAACGCAAAATCAAAACATGTTCATATGATCCATTGTGACACACTGTGCCTCTGTCTCAACCTCAAGTTACATTGTTTGTGCTTGTATGAAGCCAAACTCGAAATTAGCGACCCAAATGAAGCAACAGGGTGTCCTCATGAATCCTTAACACAGGAGCATCCCCATTTTAACAAAACACAAACAAATGAAGGAAAATCTCATAATTAGGGAATATCTTCCTATGGATTTGTTATTCAAAATGATCCTGCTCTTGATATAGTGTTAAAACAACAgactttgcctatcaaaaaggCATATTAAATGGCAGACTAATACATAGAATAGTGGATAAAAAGTGAAAATCCATGGGCAAATATAGGACAATTTCATCTATAATGTGATAGATATCATGCCTTTTTTCATTGCCTTAATCAACATTTTGGCCTTCCCATGATCCTTGTCCAGTATAATTTGACCACACTCCTTAATTAATTCACTgcacatgaaaagaaaaaaggaaaaagcacAATCTCACCAACTTTATATGTTGTTCCCGATGGGTGATATGATTCTCATGAATGCATTTGTTTCTGACGctaagcaatttttttttcaatccatCCATCCAAACATTCTCATACCAGCTATACTCATTTTCAGGACA
Proteins encoded:
- the LOC100853067 gene encoding uncharacterized protein LOC100853067, translated to MASFGSLKSVIFDKEERKQQYQAHIRGLNAYDRHKKFLNDYAGFYGEQRSTHTKLPVKTDQDTIREGYRFILSEEDEMDQSWEQRLVKRYHDKLFKEYCIADMSQYKSGKIGLRWRTEKEVISGKGQFICGNKHCDKRDGLTSYEVNFSYFEAGENKQALVKLVTCERCAEKLNYKKRKEKEQSAKREKEEHKRKRERVSSDDDTENEHKQSRERRKGKKASTSARDHKTEDDETFDEFLEGMFP